From Oenanthe melanoleuca isolate GR-GAL-2019-014 chromosome 18, OMel1.0, whole genome shotgun sequence, a single genomic window includes:
- the CASKIN2 gene encoding caskin-2 isoform X5 codes for MGREQELIQAVKNGDIPGVQKLVAKIKASKSKLLGSAKRLNVNYQDADGFSALHHAALGGSLDLISLLLEAQATVDIKDSNGMRPLHYAAWQGRLEPVRVLLRAAASVNMASLDGQIPLHLSAQYGHYEVSEMLLQHQSNPCLINKAKKTPLDLACEFGRLKVAQLLLNSHLCVALLEGQSKDATDPNYTTPLHLAAKNGHKEIIRQLLKAGIEINKQTKTGTALHEAALYGKTEVVRLLLEGGVDVNIRNTYNQTALDIVNQFTTSHASKDIKQLLREASGILKVRALKDFWNLHDPTALNVRAGDVITVLEQHPDGRWKGHIHDAQKGTDRVGYFPPSIAEVISKRTAGDRNSVGSEGSIGSIRSAGSGQSTEGTNGQSTSILIENARPLPSTGDNIQQHLLGSEPHNGTSPAGPQGFQTPGSCPPGDRVFSHQFLRPEQLLEGKDAEAIYNWLREFQLESYTVNFLNAGYDVPTISRMTPEDLTAIGVTKPGHRKKISTEIGQLSIAEWLPNYIPADLMDWLSAIGLPQYHKKLVNNGYDSITIVTDLTWEDLQEIGINKLGHQKKIMLAVKKLRDLRKSLNQAEATLARRKVPGSLDIVTIESLENGECQSPHTPKMTTFQDSELSYELQTAMSNSCHDTLGIKSSQGMSRSQESIGVRSRGSGHSQDNVLSRRLSSPSQESLGSGESSSSSGQSCAPPRSKESPASLPSPEPYGKLVSPEGLNGFANGAGGSPLKERNLPEGTDQYTRPVAQKGAGTPAVTPCTPPQTPCKGTAPYVFMYPHVSLKSPTAPSVLGAEQPKAHPYPSVSPGQKSSLQTSAQKGFSYLHSQCSPTEPPSTAPTAGEQHNGGEGLKHKKRSHSLNRYALSDGEHEEEEGAPSSTLGSYATLTRRPGRSQMPRACAQADAKVTRSQSFAIRAKRKGPPPPPPKRLSSVSSALAAEADGEQPPSPERQPTATQDVADAGATPSDAGRGRTVKSLAAALEGTSLSPSKPLLAPKPLHLTQDCVPRADVGGGSHNGSDASSATVSDGSRDPFESSKPRRRTVSEPSAPMTEVAAQGEQEDACSDTEEEAKPGVSSSSSQNSSSECIPFAEEGNLTIKQRPKPSGHSKAEAAVPDTEPGSQPAEPQGSSGKEPAAPAVPKEPPVLEFNLTESDTVKRRPRFREREPLQAVLKAFSMAGQAEPGGSPTPQYAQAQAVSIAGPPAPALAPRPALAGDAFDDDSVEFRIAEIEKSILSLEKGMKKAPSPTKAPSPTELVGTAVVRTPTPDVPAKHTSVASTKLVFSGPKTIYQQVLQPSRHTVAPWAATEAVPDVIGSLPSPSSLMLETGSKISAKPLAAAPGATLAQQRQEQSSSSLAATLQVAEKKITVEEAESHPGTMHSAKNILEDISNMFDDLADQLDAMLD; via the exons agctcctgggatcTGCCAAGCGCCTGAACGTGAACTACCAGGATGCAGATGG GTTCTCAGCACTGCACCACGCAGCCCTGGGTGGCAGCCTGGACCTCATCTcgctgctgctggaggcacagGCCACTGTCGACATCAAGGACAGCAATG GGATGCGGCCCCTGCACTACGCGGCCTGGCAGGGCCGCCTGGAGCCCGTGCGGGTGCTGCTGCGCGCCGCCGCCTCCGTCAACATGGCCTCGCTGGACGGGCAGATCCCGCTGCACCTCTCAGCGCAGTACGGCCACTACGAGGTG TCGGagatgctgctccagcaccagtCCAACCCGTGCCTCATCAACAAGGCGAAGAAAACCCCGCTGGACTTGGCCTGCGAGTTCGGGCGGCTGAAG gtggctcagctgctgctcaacAGCCATCTGTGTGTTGCCCTGCTGGAGGGACAATCCAAGGATGCCACTGACCCCAACTACACCACTCCTCTGCACTTGGCAGCCAAGAACGGGCACAAGGAGATCATCAG gcagctgctgaaggcCGGGATCGAGATCAACAAGCAGACAAAGACAGGCACAGCCCTTCATGAGGCCGCTCTCTATGGCAAAACAGAGGTGGTGCGGCTCCTGCTGGAG GGTGGTGTTGATGTGAACATCAGGAACACCTACAACCAGACAGCGCTGGACATCGTCAACCAGTTCACCACCTCACACGCCAGCAAGGACATCAAGCAGCTGTTGAGAG AGGCATCAGGAATCCTGAAGGTCCGAGCTTTGAAGGATTTTTGGAACCTCCACGACCCAACTGCTCTTAACGTCCGAGCAGGAGACGTTATCACG GTCCTGGAGCAGCATCCCGATGGCCGATGGAAGGGGCACATCCACGACGCCCAGAAAGGCACCGACCGGGTCGGGTACTTCCCGCCCTCCATTGCTGAAGTCATCAGCAAGCGGACAG caggagacaggaacagtgtgggcagtgagggcagcaTTGGCAGCATCCGCAGCGCCGGCAGCGGCCAGAGCACTGAGGGCACCAACGGCCAGAGCACCAGCATCCTCATCGAGAATGCCAGG CCTCTACCCTCCACTGGTGACAACATCCAGCAACACCTTTTGGGATCAGAGCCACACAATGGGACCTCCCCAGCAG GGCCACAGGGATTCCAGACCCCAGGCAGCTGCCCCCCTGGAGACAGGGTCTTCTCCCACCAGTTCTTACgtcctgagcagctccttgAGGGGAAG GATGCAGAAGCCATTTACAACTGGCTGCGTGAGTTCCAGCTGGAGTCGTACACTGTCAACTTCCTGAACGCTGGCTACGACGTCCCCACCATCAGCCGCATGACCCCGGAG GATCTGACAGCCATTGGCGTGACCAAACCAGGCCACAGGAAAAAGATCTCCACAGAAATCGGGCAGCTCAGCATCGCTGAGTGGCTGCCCAACTACATCCCG GCTGACCTGATGGACTGGCTTAGTGCCATTGGGTTGCCCCAATACCACAAAAAGCTGGTGAACAATGGCTATGATTCCATCACCATCGTGACAGACCTGACCTGGGAGGATCTGCAAGAGATTGGCATCAACAAGCTGG gcCACCAGAAGAAGATCATGTTGGCTGTCAAGAAGCTCAGAGACCTCCGCAAAAGCCTCAACCAAGCAGAAGCAACTCTGGCTAGACGCAAAGTCCCCGGTTCCCTGGACATTGTCACCATTGAGTCCCTGGAGAATGGGGAGTGCCAGTCCCCACACACACCCAAAATGACAACCTTCCAGGACAGTGAGCTCAGCTATGAGCTGCAGACAGCCATGTCCAACAGCTGCCACGACACGCTCGGCATCAAGAGCAGCCAGGGAATGTCACGGAGCCAGGAGAGCATCGGGGTGCGCTCGCGGGGCTCGGGGCACTCTCAGGACAACGTGCTGTCCCGGCGCCTCTCCAGCCCCTCGCAGGAGAGCCTGGGCAGCGGcgagagcagcagcagcagtggccagtCCTGTGCCCCTCCCCGCAGCAAGGAGAGCCCggccagcctgcccagccccgAGCCCTATGGGAAACTCGTGTCCCCCGAGGGGCTGAACGGCTTTGCCAACGGCGCTGGGGGCAGCCCTCTCAAGGAGAGGAACCTGCCCGAAGGCACGGATCAGTACACACGGCCTGTGGCTCAGAAAGGAGCCGGGACGCCAGCAGTTACTCCCTGTACTCCTCCCCAGACTCCCTGCAAGGGAACAGCCCCCTACGTCTTCATGTACCCACACGTCTCCCTGAAATCCCCAACGGCCCCGTctgtcctgggagcagagcagcccaagGCACACCCATACCCCTCTGTCTCCCCTGGACAGAAGAGCAGCCTGCAGACATCAGCCCAAAAGGGCTTCTCCTACCTGCACAGCCAGTGCAGCCCCACGGagccacccagcacagcccccacgGCCGGGGAGCAGCACAACGGGGGCGAAGGCTTGAAGCACAAGAAGCGCTCGCACAGCCTGAACCGCTACGCGCTGTCGGATGGCGAgcacgaggaggaggagggggcccccagcagcaccctgggctcCTACGCCACGCTGACACGGCGGCCGGGCCGCAGCCAGATGCCGCGGGCCTGCGCGCAGGCGGATGCCAAGGTGACCCGCAGCCAGTCCTTCGCCATCCGGGCCAAGCGCAAGGGccctccgccgccgccccccAAGCGCCTCAGCTCCGTGTCCAGCGCCCTCGCTGCTGAGGCGGACGGCgagcagccccccagccctgagcgCCAGCCCACAGCCACTCAGGATGTGGCTGACGCAGGTGCCACCCCCAGTGATGCCGGCCGTGGCAGGACAGTGAAGAGCCTGGCGGCTGCGCTGGAGGGAACATCCCTGAGTCCGTCCAAGCCCCTCCTGGCCCCAAAACCGCTGCACCTGACTCAGGACTGTGTCCCCCGGGCAGATGTGGGTGGGGGGTCCCACAATGGCAGTgatgccagcagtgccacagtcTCCGATGGCAGCAGGGACCCCTTTGAGAGCAGCAAGCCACGGAGGCGGACAGTGAGTGAGCCCAGCGCTCCTATGACAGAGGTGGCTGCACAGGGTGAGCAGGAGGATGCCTGCTCAGACACAGAGGAGGAGGCCAAGCCAGGGGTCTCCTCTTCATCGTCCCAGAACAGCTCCAGTGAGTGCATCCCCTTTGCAGAAGAAGGCAATTTAACCATCAAACAGCGGCCAAAGCCCAGCGGCCATTCCAAGGCCGAGGCAGCCGTGCCGGACACGGAGCCTGGTTCCCAGCcggcagagccccagggctcctCTGGGAAGGAGCCGGCAGCCCCCGCTGTGCCCAAGGAGCCGCCCGTGCTGGAGTTCAACCTGACCGAGTCGGACACGGTGAAGCGCCGGCCGCGCTTCAGGGAGCGGGAGCCGCTGCAGGCGGTGCTGAAGGCGTTCAGCATGGCGGGGCAGGCGGAGCCGGGGGGCAGCCCCACACCCCAGTACGCACAGGCCCAGGCTGTGAGCATCGCAGGCCCCCCCGCCCCAGCACTGGCACCGCGGCCCGCGCTGGCTGGGGATGCCTTCGACGATGACAGCGTGGAGTTCAGGATTGCCGAGATAGAGAAAAGCATCTTGTCGCTGGAGAAAGGCATGAAGAAGGCCCCAAGCCCCACCaaagcccccagccccacagagctggtAGGCACGGCTGTAGTGAGGACACCCACGCCAG ATGTCCCTGCCAAGCACACCTCTGTGGCATCCACCAAGCTCGTCTTCTCTGGACCCAAGACCATCTACCAGCAGGTCCTGCAGCCCTCCCGCCACACCGTTGCTCCCTGGGCGGCCACCGAGGCGGTGCCGGATGTGATTGGGTCCCtgcccagtcccagctctctgatGCTGGAAACGGGCAGCAAGATCTCAGCAAAGCCTTtggcagctgccccaggggccACCCTAGCCCAGCAGcggcaggagcagagcagctccagcctggctgccacgCTGCAGGTGGCCGAGAAGAAGATCACTgtggaggaggcagagag ccacccTGGGACCATGCACTCGGCCAAGAACATCTTGGAAGACATCAGCAACATGTTTGACGACCTGGCTGACCAGCTGGATGCAATGCTGGACTGA
- the CASKIN2 gene encoding caskin-2 isoform X4, translated as MGREQELIQAVKNGDIPGVQKLVAKIKASKSKLLGSAKRLNVNYQDADGFSALHHAALGGSLDLISLLLEAQATVDIKDSNGMRPLHYAAWQGRLEPVRVLLRAAASVNMASLDGQIPLHLSAQYGHYEVSEMLLQHQSNPCLINKAKKTPLDLACEFGRLKVAQLLLNSHLCVALLEGQSKDATDPNYTTPLHLAAKNGHKEIIRQLLKAGIEINKQTKTGTALHEAALYGKTEVVRLLLEGGVDVNIRNTYNQTALDIVNQFTTSHASKDIKQLLREASGILKVRALKDFWNLHDPTALNVRAGDVITVLEQHPDGRWKGHIHDAQKGTDRVGYFPPSIAEVISKRTGMVVPRVAPVQQRQGPPGALPAPPGGLQHLPDECPHPAAPSGPAAFGHLTLTRTAPAGDRNSVGSEGSIGSIRSAGSGQSTEGTNGQSTSILIENARPLPSTGDNIQQHLLGSEPHNGTSPAGPQGFQTPGSCPPGDRVFSHQFLRPEQLLEGKDAEAIYNWLREFQLESYTVNFLNAGYDVPTISRMTPEDLTAIGVTKPGHRKKISTEIGQLSIAEWLPNYIPADLMDWLSAIGLPQYHKKLVNNGYDSITIVTDLTWEDLQEIGINKLGHQKKIMLAVKKLRDLRKSLNQAEATLARRKVPGSLDIVTIESLENGECQSPHTPKMTTFQDSELSYELQTAMSNSCHDTLGIKSSQGMSRSQESIGVRSRGSGHSQDNVLSRRLSSPSQESLGSGESSSSSGQSCAPPRSKESPASLPSPEPYGKLVSPEGLNGFANGAGGSPLKERNLPEGTDQYTRPVAQKGAGTPAVTPCTPPQTPCKGTAPYVFMYPHVSLKSPTAPSVLGAEQPKAHPYPSVSPGQKSSLQTSAQKGFSYLHSQCSPTEPPSTAPTAGEQHNGGEGLKHKKRSHSLNRYALSDGEHEEEEGAPSSTLGSYATLTRRPGRSQMPRACAQADAKVTRSQSFAIRAKRKGPPPPPPKRLSSVSSALAAEADGEQPPSPERQPTATQDVADAGATPSDAGRGRTVKSLAAALEGTSLSPSKPLLAPKPLHLTQDCVPRADVGGGSHNGSDASSATVSDGSRDPFESSKPRRRTVSEPSAPMTEVAAQGEQEDACSDTEEEAKPGVSSSSSQNSSSECIPFAEEGNLTIKQRPKPSGHSKAEAAVPDTEPGSQPAEPQGSSGKEPAAPAVPKEPPVLEFNLTESDTVKRRPRFREREPLQAVLKAFSMAGQAEPGGSPTPQYAQAQAVSIAGPPAPALAPRPALAGDAFDDDSVEFRIAEIEKSILSLEKGMKKAPSPTKAPSPTELVGTAVVRTPTPDVPAKHTSVASTKLVFSGPKTIYQQVLQPSRHTVAPWAATEAVPDVIGSLPSPSSLMLETGSKISAKPLAAAPGATLAQQRQEQSSSSLAATLQVAEKKITVEEAESHPGTMHSAKNILEDISNMFDDLADQLDAMLD; from the exons agctcctgggatcTGCCAAGCGCCTGAACGTGAACTACCAGGATGCAGATGG GTTCTCAGCACTGCACCACGCAGCCCTGGGTGGCAGCCTGGACCTCATCTcgctgctgctggaggcacagGCCACTGTCGACATCAAGGACAGCAATG GGATGCGGCCCCTGCACTACGCGGCCTGGCAGGGCCGCCTGGAGCCCGTGCGGGTGCTGCTGCGCGCCGCCGCCTCCGTCAACATGGCCTCGCTGGACGGGCAGATCCCGCTGCACCTCTCAGCGCAGTACGGCCACTACGAGGTG TCGGagatgctgctccagcaccagtCCAACCCGTGCCTCATCAACAAGGCGAAGAAAACCCCGCTGGACTTGGCCTGCGAGTTCGGGCGGCTGAAG gtggctcagctgctgctcaacAGCCATCTGTGTGTTGCCCTGCTGGAGGGACAATCCAAGGATGCCACTGACCCCAACTACACCACTCCTCTGCACTTGGCAGCCAAGAACGGGCACAAGGAGATCATCAG gcagctgctgaaggcCGGGATCGAGATCAACAAGCAGACAAAGACAGGCACAGCCCTTCATGAGGCCGCTCTCTATGGCAAAACAGAGGTGGTGCGGCTCCTGCTGGAG GGTGGTGTTGATGTGAACATCAGGAACACCTACAACCAGACAGCGCTGGACATCGTCAACCAGTTCACCACCTCACACGCCAGCAAGGACATCAAGCAGCTGTTGAGAG AGGCATCAGGAATCCTGAAGGTCCGAGCTTTGAAGGATTTTTGGAACCTCCACGACCCAACTGCTCTTAACGTCCGAGCAGGAGACGTTATCACG GTCCTGGAGCAGCATCCCGATGGCCGATGGAAGGGGCACATCCACGACGCCCAGAAAGGCACCGACCGGGTCGGGTACTTCCCGCCCTCCATTGCTGAAGTCATCAGCAAGCGGACAG GCATGGTTGTCCCCCGTGTGGCACCCGTGCAGCAGCGCCAGGGTCCCCCcggggctctcccagccccccctggggggctgcagcacctccccGACGAGTGTCCACACCCGGCAGCCCCGAGTGGCCCAGCGGCCTTTGGTCACCTCACCCTAACCCGGACGGCCCCAG caggagacaggaacagtgtgggcagtgagggcagcaTTGGCAGCATCCGCAGCGCCGGCAGCGGCCAGAGCACTGAGGGCACCAACGGCCAGAGCACCAGCATCCTCATCGAGAATGCCAGG CCTCTACCCTCCACTGGTGACAACATCCAGCAACACCTTTTGGGATCAGAGCCACACAATGGGACCTCCCCAGCAG GGCCACAGGGATTCCAGACCCCAGGCAGCTGCCCCCCTGGAGACAGGGTCTTCTCCCACCAGTTCTTACgtcctgagcagctccttgAGGGGAAG GATGCAGAAGCCATTTACAACTGGCTGCGTGAGTTCCAGCTGGAGTCGTACACTGTCAACTTCCTGAACGCTGGCTACGACGTCCCCACCATCAGCCGCATGACCCCGGAG GATCTGACAGCCATTGGCGTGACCAAACCAGGCCACAGGAAAAAGATCTCCACAGAAATCGGGCAGCTCAGCATCGCTGAGTGGCTGCCCAACTACATCCCG GCTGACCTGATGGACTGGCTTAGTGCCATTGGGTTGCCCCAATACCACAAAAAGCTGGTGAACAATGGCTATGATTCCATCACCATCGTGACAGACCTGACCTGGGAGGATCTGCAAGAGATTGGCATCAACAAGCTGG gcCACCAGAAGAAGATCATGTTGGCTGTCAAGAAGCTCAGAGACCTCCGCAAAAGCCTCAACCAAGCAGAAGCAACTCTGGCTAGACGCAAAGTCCCCGGTTCCCTGGACATTGTCACCATTGAGTCCCTGGAGAATGGGGAGTGCCAGTCCCCACACACACCCAAAATGACAACCTTCCAGGACAGTGAGCTCAGCTATGAGCTGCAGACAGCCATGTCCAACAGCTGCCACGACACGCTCGGCATCAAGAGCAGCCAGGGAATGTCACGGAGCCAGGAGAGCATCGGGGTGCGCTCGCGGGGCTCGGGGCACTCTCAGGACAACGTGCTGTCCCGGCGCCTCTCCAGCCCCTCGCAGGAGAGCCTGGGCAGCGGcgagagcagcagcagcagtggccagtCCTGTGCCCCTCCCCGCAGCAAGGAGAGCCCggccagcctgcccagccccgAGCCCTATGGGAAACTCGTGTCCCCCGAGGGGCTGAACGGCTTTGCCAACGGCGCTGGGGGCAGCCCTCTCAAGGAGAGGAACCTGCCCGAAGGCACGGATCAGTACACACGGCCTGTGGCTCAGAAAGGAGCCGGGACGCCAGCAGTTACTCCCTGTACTCCTCCCCAGACTCCCTGCAAGGGAACAGCCCCCTACGTCTTCATGTACCCACACGTCTCCCTGAAATCCCCAACGGCCCCGTctgtcctgggagcagagcagcccaagGCACACCCATACCCCTCTGTCTCCCCTGGACAGAAGAGCAGCCTGCAGACATCAGCCCAAAAGGGCTTCTCCTACCTGCACAGCCAGTGCAGCCCCACGGagccacccagcacagcccccacgGCCGGGGAGCAGCACAACGGGGGCGAAGGCTTGAAGCACAAGAAGCGCTCGCACAGCCTGAACCGCTACGCGCTGTCGGATGGCGAgcacgaggaggaggagggggcccccagcagcaccctgggctcCTACGCCACGCTGACACGGCGGCCGGGCCGCAGCCAGATGCCGCGGGCCTGCGCGCAGGCGGATGCCAAGGTGACCCGCAGCCAGTCCTTCGCCATCCGGGCCAAGCGCAAGGGccctccgccgccgccccccAAGCGCCTCAGCTCCGTGTCCAGCGCCCTCGCTGCTGAGGCGGACGGCgagcagccccccagccctgagcgCCAGCCCACAGCCACTCAGGATGTGGCTGACGCAGGTGCCACCCCCAGTGATGCCGGCCGTGGCAGGACAGTGAAGAGCCTGGCGGCTGCGCTGGAGGGAACATCCCTGAGTCCGTCCAAGCCCCTCCTGGCCCCAAAACCGCTGCACCTGACTCAGGACTGTGTCCCCCGGGCAGATGTGGGTGGGGGGTCCCACAATGGCAGTgatgccagcagtgccacagtcTCCGATGGCAGCAGGGACCCCTTTGAGAGCAGCAAGCCACGGAGGCGGACAGTGAGTGAGCCCAGCGCTCCTATGACAGAGGTGGCTGCACAGGGTGAGCAGGAGGATGCCTGCTCAGACACAGAGGAGGAGGCCAAGCCAGGGGTCTCCTCTTCATCGTCCCAGAACAGCTCCAGTGAGTGCATCCCCTTTGCAGAAGAAGGCAATTTAACCATCAAACAGCGGCCAAAGCCCAGCGGCCATTCCAAGGCCGAGGCAGCCGTGCCGGACACGGAGCCTGGTTCCCAGCcggcagagccccagggctcctCTGGGAAGGAGCCGGCAGCCCCCGCTGTGCCCAAGGAGCCGCCCGTGCTGGAGTTCAACCTGACCGAGTCGGACACGGTGAAGCGCCGGCCGCGCTTCAGGGAGCGGGAGCCGCTGCAGGCGGTGCTGAAGGCGTTCAGCATGGCGGGGCAGGCGGAGCCGGGGGGCAGCCCCACACCCCAGTACGCACAGGCCCAGGCTGTGAGCATCGCAGGCCCCCCCGCCCCAGCACTGGCACCGCGGCCCGCGCTGGCTGGGGATGCCTTCGACGATGACAGCGTGGAGTTCAGGATTGCCGAGATAGAGAAAAGCATCTTGTCGCTGGAGAAAGGCATGAAGAAGGCCCCAAGCCCCACCaaagcccccagccccacagagctggtAGGCACGGCTGTAGTGAGGACACCCACGCCAG ATGTCCCTGCCAAGCACACCTCTGTGGCATCCACCAAGCTCGTCTTCTCTGGACCCAAGACCATCTACCAGCAGGTCCTGCAGCCCTCCCGCCACACCGTTGCTCCCTGGGCGGCCACCGAGGCGGTGCCGGATGTGATTGGGTCCCtgcccagtcccagctctctgatGCTGGAAACGGGCAGCAAGATCTCAGCAAAGCCTTtggcagctgccccaggggccACCCTAGCCCAGCAGcggcaggagcagagcagctccagcctggctgccacgCTGCAGGTGGCCGAGAAGAAGATCACTgtggaggaggcagagag ccacccTGGGACCATGCACTCGGCCAAGAACATCTTGGAAGACATCAGCAACATGTTTGACGACCTGGCTGACCAGCTGGATGCAATGCTGGACTGA